The following are encoded together in the Parambassis ranga chromosome 20, fParRan2.1, whole genome shotgun sequence genome:
- the ptgdsb.1 gene encoding prostaglandin D2 synthase b, tandem duplicate 1, producing MRNTLLKMVTALMCVLAACAEVVPLNDFSLEKMAGKWYMVGFATNAPWFVNHKAVMKMGTAMLVPTEGGDLDLSYSNLNADGTCWRMTHLAKKTDTPGRFTFHSQIWNNDNDMRIVDVVYDDYALVHTIKTKDDVSEVLNKLYSRTPEASADLQQKFTQFSLETGILPDNIAILPKNAECPEA from the exons ATGAGGAACACGCTGCTGAAGATGGTGACCGCCCTGATGTGTGTGCTGGCAGCCTGCGCAGAGGTGGTGCCGCTGAATGATTTCAGCCTGGAGAAG ATGGCAGGTAAATGGTACATGGTTGGCTTTGCCACCAACGCTCCGTGGTTTGTGAATCACAAGGCAGTGATGAAGATGGGCACTGCCATGTTGGTGCCAACTGAGGGAGGAGATCTGGACCTCTCTTATTCCAACCTGAA TGCTGACGGAACCTGCTGGAGAATGACTCACCTGGCTAAGAAAACGGACACTCCTGGACGCTTCACCTTCCACAGCCAGA TTTGGAATAATGACAATGACATGCGCATCGTTGATGTCGTGTATGATGACTATGCTCTGGTCCACACCATCAAGACAAAGGACGATGTGTCTGAGGTCCTGAACAAGCTTTATA GCCGCACTCCTGAGGCCAGCGCTGACCTGCAGCAGAAATTCACACAGTTCTCTTTGGAGACCGGCATCCTGCCAGATAACATTGCTATCCTGCCAAAGAACG CTGAGTGTCCCGAGGCCTGA
- the c8g gene encoding complement component C8 gamma chain, producing MAGVWRCMLVVVALGLWSLAMSAKSRQRPQKRPRKNQGVEEIGLIQPVPNIDIQRMTGTWYLINVASKCAYLINHGISVEPTTMTLTRPNNPGQTLSVSTKTRHNHNCWEILQVYHLTKTPGQLTLKGDRPELNIDIVIRDTDYTSYAILYYQKRGQTTIKLYTRNTDDLPEPLLDKFEQLAEKERFGLAYMFPFPTYSHCGDVAKDYIINCVPTC from the exons ATGGCTGGAGTATGGCGATGCatgctggtggtggtggcacTGGGTCTCTGGTCTCTTGCTATGTCGGCAAAGAGTCGACAACGTCCCCAAAAACGTCCTCGTAAGAACCAGGGGGTTGAAGAAATTGGTCTGATCCAACCAGTGCCAAACATAGATATACAACGG ATGACAGGAACCTGGTACCTCATTAATGTCGCCTCCAAATGCGCCTACCTGATAAATCATGGAATCTCAGTTGAGCCAACAACCATGACCCTTACACGTCCTAATAATCCTGGTCAAACTCTGTCTGTAAGCACTAAAACACGACA TAATCATAACTGCTGGGAGATATTACAAGTCTATCATCTAACTAAAACACCAGGACAACTAACACTTAAAG GAGATCGCCCTGAACTCAACATTGACATAGTGATCAGAGACACAGACTACACCTCCTATGCAATCCTGTACTACCAAAAACGTGGCCAGACCACAATAAAACTCTACA CCAGGAATACGGACGATCTACCTGAGCCGTTGCTGGACAAGTTTGAACAGCTGGCTGAGAAAGAACGTTTTGGACTGGCCTACATGTTCCCATTCCCCACCTACA GTCATTGTGGTGATGTGGCCAAGGATTATATCATCA ACTGTGTCCCCACGTGTTAA
- the msrb2 gene encoding methionine-R-sulfoxide reductase B2, mitochondrial: MSRFIGRLFVVVSRRTIARSAGLPKRIPASIRVVSTSEGLQSLTRYNETTDWQKKLTPEQYVVTRERGTEVPFSGIYLNHFEVGMYHCVCCEAPLFSSEAKYESGTGWPAFKEAHGTWERDESHASIIRRPDNSLGCAGTEVLCKNCDAHLGHVFEDGPDPTGQRFCINSVALTFKPRGDAKPDKEEQN; this comes from the exons ATGTCCCGATTTATCGGACGTTTATTCGTGGTCGTTTCTCGGCGCACTATAGCAAGATCTGCAGGGCTACCGAAGAGGATCCCTGCGTCCATCCGTGTTGTATCAACATCTGAAG GCCTGCAATCTCTCACACGTTACAATGAGACTACAGACTGGCAGAAGAAACTGACCCCAGAGCAGTATGTAGTCACCAGGGAGAGAGGGACTGAAGTG CCTTTTAGTGGGATCTACCTGAACCATTTTGAAGTGGGGATGTACCACTGTGTCTGCTGCGAGGCTCCACTCTTCAG TTCAGAAGCGAAGTATGAGTCTGGGACGGGCTGGCCAGCATTCAAAGAGGCTCATGGGACATGGGAGCGTGATGAAAGCCACGCCTCCATCATCCGCCGCCCTGACAACAGCCTGGGTTGTGCTGGGACTGAGGTCCTCTGTAAAAAT TGTGACGCCCACCTCGGCCATGTCTTTGAGGACGGACCAGACCCAACAGGTCAGCGGTTCTGCATCAACAGTGTAGCCCTCACATTCAAACCCAGAGGAGATGCCAAACCTGACAAAGAAGAGCAGAATTGA